One window from the genome of Erwinia sorbitola encodes:
- the srlD gene encoding sorbitol-6-phosphate dehydrogenase, whose protein sequence is MDQVAVVIGGGQTLGAYLCKGLAGDGYKVAVADLNIGNAQAIAAEINQTLGKNVATGFQVDATNEGSVAELARAVDEIFGRTDVLVYSAGVAKAAPITQFMLNDFDLSLQVNLVGYFLCAREFAKLMIRDGAGGRIIQINSKSGKVGSKHNAGYSAAKFGGVGLTQSLALDLAEYGITVHSLMLGNLLKSPMFQSLLPQYAEKLGIEPEAVEQYYIDKVPLKRGCDYQDVLNVLLFYTSDKAAYCTGQSINVTGGQVMF, encoded by the coding sequence ATGGATCAGGTTGCAGTAGTTATCGGTGGTGGTCAGACGCTGGGCGCTTACCTGTGTAAAGGGCTTGCCGGAGATGGTTATAAGGTTGCCGTTGCCGACCTGAATATAGGCAATGCTCAGGCCATAGCGGCGGAGATTAATCAGACCCTGGGCAAAAATGTGGCGACGGGATTCCAGGTAGATGCCACCAATGAGGGAAGCGTGGCAGAGCTGGCCCGTGCAGTAGATGAGATATTTGGTCGTACCGATGTGCTGGTTTACAGTGCCGGGGTGGCGAAAGCGGCACCCATTACCCAGTTTATGCTGAATGATTTCGACCTGTCTTTACAGGTGAATCTGGTGGGCTACTTCCTGTGTGCAAGGGAGTTCGCCAAACTGATGATCCGAGATGGAGCGGGCGGCAGAATCATCCAGATCAACTCTAAATCTGGCAAAGTGGGTAGCAAACATAACGCCGGTTACAGCGCGGCCAAGTTTGGTGGCGTGGGGCTGACACAGTCGCTGGCTCTCGATTTAGCTGAATACGGCATTACCGTGCATTCGCTGATGTTAGGTAACCTGCTGAAGTCGCCTATGTTCCAGTCGCTACTCCCGCAGTATGCGGAGAAACTGGGCATTGAACCGGAAGCGGTTGAGCAGTATTACATCGATAAAGTTCCGTTAAAACGCGGCTGCGACTATCAGGATGTGCTTAACGTGCTGCTGTTCTACACCAGTGATAAAGCAGCCTATTGTACCGGGCAATCCATCAATGTGACCGGTGGACAGGTGATGTTCTGA
- a CDS encoding transcriptional regulator GutM: protein MMNSVNMFICVAGFAWLGQIALGWWQMKRFNHALAQLPTQDRIGIGRSSGRFKPRSLLVISVNSRNIITDNFVMKGISVFSTPQTDSSLCGLNIENLVPAHIYPNNKGLRAALELAITNKG from the coding sequence ATGATGAATTCAGTCAATATGTTTATCTGTGTGGCGGGTTTTGCCTGGCTGGGACAAATTGCCCTAGGCTGGTGGCAAATGAAGCGTTTTAACCACGCTCTGGCTCAACTCCCGACTCAGGATCGTATCGGGATTGGCCGTTCTTCGGGCCGCTTTAAACCGCGCTCGCTGCTGGTGATTAGCGTCAACAGTCGTAATATTATTACCGACAATTTTGTGATGAAAGGCATTTCAGTGTTCTCAACACCGCAAACCGATAGCTCGCTGTGCGGGTTGAATATTGAGAATCTTGTGCCAGCTCACATTTATCCCAACAATAAGGGGCTGCGCGCCGCGTTGGAGTTAGCCATTACAAACAAAGGGTGA
- the srlR gene encoding glucitol operon DNA-binding transcriptional repressor SrlR gives MKPIQRQALILEYLQGKGRTTVEQLSTYFNTTGTTIRKDLSHLQQQGAVIRTYGGVMLNRDDGDQPIDRKTFINSDKKKLIAACAAEWVFEGDSLIFDAGSTVQQMVPHLARFNNITVMTNSLTIVNELVELNNDQVILMPGGTYRGTSASFHGSLAEAAFSHFNFDKLFIGADGVDLNAGVTTFNEVFGVSQAMCRAAQKIILLVDSSKFGRRSPNVVCSLDTVDVLVTDSGIDDDVASQLRERGIDVIIAGDK, from the coding sequence ATGAAACCAATTCAGCGTCAAGCACTGATACTCGAATACTTGCAGGGTAAAGGGCGTACTACGGTTGAACAACTGAGCACGTATTTCAATACCACAGGTACCACTATCCGCAAAGACCTCTCCCACCTCCAGCAGCAGGGGGCGGTGATCCGCACTTACGGCGGCGTAATGCTGAATCGTGATGATGGCGACCAGCCTATCGACAGAAAAACCTTTATCAATTCCGACAAGAAAAAATTGATCGCCGCGTGCGCGGCAGAGTGGGTATTTGAAGGCGACTCACTGATTTTCGATGCTGGTAGCACCGTACAACAGATGGTTCCCCACCTTGCCAGATTCAATAATATCACCGTAATGACCAATAGCCTGACCATCGTCAATGAGCTGGTCGAGCTGAACAACGATCAGGTGATCCTGATGCCGGGCGGTACCTATCGTGGTACGTCGGCTTCATTTCACGGCAGCCTGGCAGAGGCAGCTTTCAGTCATTTCAATTTTGACAAACTGTTTATTGGCGCCGATGGCGTCGATCTTAACGCCGGCGTCACCACCTTTAATGAAGTGTTCGGTGTCAGCCAGGCGATGTGCCGTGCAGCACAAAAAATCATCCTGCTGGTCGATTCGTCTAAATTTGGCCGCAGAAGTCCTAATGTAGTGTGCAGCCTCGACACGGTAGATGTGCTGGTTACGGACAGTGGAATTGACGATGACGTGGCGTCGCAACTACGCGAACGCGGCATTGACGTAATTATTGCCGGAGACAAATAA
- a CDS encoding PTS glucitol/sorbitol transporter subunit IIA yields the protein MKTVYESTFIAVGGCAGEALDDHFLITFGEGAPGDVADYCFIHRPEVRGTAPLVAGTVITIGEYSWPVTAVGEVAELNLRELGHITVKFDGATAAEFPGTVHVAGLTPAGIEPGQKFRVLSH from the coding sequence ATGAAAACTGTGTATGAATCCACCTTTATTGCCGTCGGCGGCTGTGCTGGCGAAGCACTTGATGACCACTTTTTGATTACCTTCGGCGAGGGCGCACCTGGAGATGTGGCGGATTACTGTTTTATCCACCGTCCGGAAGTGCGCGGCACGGCCCCTCTCGTGGCCGGAACTGTTATCACCATTGGCGAATATAGCTGGCCGGTGACCGCAGTAGGTGAAGTTGCAGAGCTAAATCTGCGAGAGCTGGGCCATATCACCGTGAAATTTGACGGTGCAACCGCAGCAGAATTCCCGGGAACAGTTCATGTAGCAGGCCTGACGCCTGCGGGGATTGAACCTGGTCAGAAGTTTCGCGTTTTAAGTCATTAA
- a CDS encoding acyltransferase family protein encodes MDKKNTDIEVLRTLAIVFVFLAHIPGILSPDSFYWKIFNISRFGSGVDLFFCVSGFIVTRSLLSKNMHLMSFNDFRHEAKLFYIKRAWRLLPAAFFWIAVSILLAHLLKSTGAFISFRAMLKSAFFAATQTQNIFFMTCRDHGGCGNLGIYWSLSLENQFYLLLPLILYFFNNKKLCFFMLFVFIIQFFLPRTLDNHTPVAWPIRTDAISLGVIMAVISTKDLHNKIKPKILDNSFILGLTFVILTFLLAVFTKPEPIVFFQVGLTALISGIFVYIASYNNNYFSGNRIVRSFCEYIGSRSYSLYLTHVIALATTRGFFITHNPDYSAMGTFVRLCFFFSLTFLLTEFSYRCIENKFRYSWKKKTTIDG; translated from the coding sequence ATGGATAAGAAAAACACAGATATTGAAGTATTAAGAACGTTAGCAATCGTGTTCGTTTTCCTGGCCCATATTCCTGGCATTCTCAGCCCGGACTCGTTCTACTGGAAAATATTCAATATCAGCAGATTTGGCAGTGGCGTGGATCTGTTTTTTTGCGTTTCAGGATTTATAGTCACCAGGAGTTTGTTATCAAAAAACATGCACCTGATGTCCTTTAATGATTTCCGTCATGAAGCCAAACTATTCTATATAAAAAGAGCCTGGCGCTTACTCCCTGCCGCATTTTTCTGGATAGCCGTATCAATACTGCTGGCGCATTTACTGAAAAGTACAGGTGCCTTTATCTCTTTCAGAGCGATGTTGAAATCTGCATTTTTTGCCGCAACCCAGACTCAGAACATATTCTTCATGACGTGCAGGGATCATGGTGGATGTGGCAACCTTGGCATATACTGGAGCTTATCTCTGGAGAACCAGTTTTACCTGCTGCTTCCGCTAATACTCTACTTCTTCAACAATAAAAAACTCTGCTTTTTTATGCTTTTCGTGTTTATCATACAGTTCTTCCTGCCAAGAACTTTAGATAATCATACGCCCGTTGCATGGCCAATCCGTACGGACGCCATTTCGCTGGGCGTTATAATGGCTGTGATAAGCACCAAAGACCTTCATAACAAAATCAAACCAAAAATTCTCGACAACTCATTTATCCTGGGCTTAACATTTGTGATCCTGACTTTTTTACTGGCGGTGTTCACTAAACCAGAACCAATCGTATTTTTCCAGGTAGGCCTGACAGCGCTGATATCAGGTATATTTGTCTATATTGCCAGCTATAATAATAATTATTTTTCCGGCAACCGCATCGTTCGCTCATTTTGCGAATATATCGGCTCACGATCTTATTCATTATATTTAACCCACGTTATCGCTTTAGCCACCACCCGAGGCTTTTTCATAACGCATAATCCGGATTACTCTGCGATGGGAACCTTTGTCAGGCTCTGTTTCTTCTTCTCTCTCACTTTCCTGCTGACCGAGTTTAGCTACAGGTGTATAGAGAATAAATTCAGATACTCATGGAAGAAGAAAACGACCATTGATGGTTAG
- a CDS encoding KpsF/GutQ family sugar-phosphate isomerase, with protein sequence MRQLLIEAARETLQTEIDQLINLPARVDNAFTDACEMMLGCRGKVIVSGMGKSGHIGKKIAATLASTGTPAFYVHPAEALHGDLGMIAAGDVVLLISYSGHAAEFRRMMPLLRALPVGIIAFTGNPESPLAQGADQVIDIKVAREACPLGLAPTSSAVCTLMMGDAMAIALMKARNFSENDYARTHPAGSLGARLLCRVGDIMRSGEKIALVQDDASITDALFELTRTGLGLVAITDQNQTLRGVFSDGDLRRWLLKGGQISSAVADAMTPVGYSLSSTQLASEALAAFHEKKISAAPVLSADNKVIGALAMHDIHDAGL encoded by the coding sequence ATGCGCCAACTGTTAATCGAAGCAGCCCGAGAAACGCTGCAAACAGAAATTGATCAGCTTATCAACCTGCCAGCCCGGGTGGATAATGCTTTTACCGACGCCTGCGAAATGATGCTGGGATGCCGGGGAAAAGTGATCGTCAGCGGGATGGGAAAATCGGGGCATATCGGAAAAAAAATTGCCGCCACGCTGGCCAGTACCGGAACACCGGCATTTTACGTGCACCCTGCTGAGGCGCTGCATGGCGACCTGGGGATGATTGCCGCTGGTGACGTAGTGCTGCTGATCTCTTATTCAGGCCACGCTGCCGAGTTTCGCCGTATGATGCCGCTGCTGCGCGCACTGCCGGTGGGAATTATTGCCTTCACAGGTAATCCAGAGTCGCCGCTGGCGCAGGGCGCTGACCAGGTTATTGATATAAAGGTAGCACGCGAAGCTTGCCCGCTTGGCCTGGCTCCCACCTCTTCTGCCGTCTGTACGTTAATGATGGGCGATGCCATGGCTATCGCTTTGATGAAAGCGCGTAACTTTAGTGAGAACGACTATGCCCGCACTCACCCTGCCGGAAGTCTGGGCGCACGCCTGCTCTGCCGTGTGGGCGATATTATGCGTAGCGGCGAGAAGATAGCCCTGGTGCAGGATGATGCTTCGATCACCGACGCGCTATTTGAACTGACGCGTACCGGCCTGGGCCTGGTGGCCATTACCGACCAGAACCAAACCCTTCGCGGCGTATTTAGCGATGGTGACCTGCGCCGCTGGTTACTCAAGGGCGGCCAGATTTCCAGCGCCGTCGCCGATGCGATGACACCTGTTGGGTATAGCCTTTCCTCTACTCAACTGGCCTCTGAAGCGCTGGCCGCATTCCACGAAAAGAAAATATCCGCAGCCCCGGTACTTTCTGCGGATAACAAAGTGATCGGCGCACTGGCGATGCATGATATCCATGATGCAGGCTTATAG